One Bremerella alba DNA segment encodes these proteins:
- a CDS encoding DUF1549 domain-containing protein has translation MNMRLLIPLAVVIYATSLALMPRPAIAEDSSLVILPEQIQLRTTHDRQLVVVQRQEGEQRLGQVANGLEWTSADPSVATIEAGIVHPVSNGTTTLSVKAGDQTATVPVVVSGQEEPTRYRFREDVLPILSKRDCNAGGCHGALAGKGGFRLSLNGYDPDSDYFNIVKQDKGRRVEFAAPEVSLLLNKPSTTVPHKGGLKLPRDSEDFQVVAEWIAHGAIPPDSDDAVTERLEVFPDAAIQKIGESQQFSVRAYYSDGTSRDVTRWVRWSSTNDTVSQVNDQGLATIMGPGEGAIVAWYDSKLAIARTTVPYSASTDKSALASVDDRKPRSFIDEHIDVQLQRLNLVASPNCTDTEFLRRAYLDTIGRIPTLQETRNYLADTSADKRDKLIETLLESPEFVDYWSYKWSDMLMLNGTLLRPAALKAYYQWIHEHVEKNTPWDQMVREIVTSTGESTENGATNFFALSQTPEEMTENASQAFMGLSIGCAKCHNHPLEKWTNDQYYAMANIFSRVKAKGWGGESRNGDGARTLYVSTSGELVQPRTGKPQRPTPLDGEPIAFDNPEDRRIKFAHWLTSPDNPYFAKAITNRVWANFYGVGLVEEVDDLRISNPPSNSDLLDAATQHVIDSKFDLKSLMRTILQSNAYQRSSKPIAGNQAESRFYSRYYPRRIMAEVLHDAVVQVTQVPSKFDTVAFPGNDKQKTDFYPEGTKAIQLYDSAVENYFLSTFGRNPRNIVCECERSSEPTMVQVLHISNGNTINDKLRSQASRVEKLLQLRRSGLSDEAIIDEIYLICFSRYPYAERRRELVQFLPPINSPEERSTIEDMFWGLMSTREFLFNH, from the coding sequence ATGAATATGCGGCTTCTTATTCCCCTGGCGGTGGTGATTTATGCTACCTCGCTGGCATTAATGCCCCGGCCAGCGATCGCAGAAGATTCCTCGTTGGTGATCTTGCCTGAACAGATCCAACTGCGCACCACGCACGACCGGCAGTTGGTGGTAGTTCAACGGCAAGAGGGCGAGCAGCGTCTTGGGCAGGTTGCCAACGGGTTGGAGTGGACTTCAGCGGATCCTTCCGTGGCCACCATCGAAGCTGGCATCGTTCACCCGGTTTCGAATGGAACGACCACGCTCTCGGTGAAAGCAGGAGATCAAACGGCAACCGTGCCAGTGGTGGTGTCCGGGCAAGAGGAACCCACGCGATATCGCTTTCGAGAAGACGTGCTGCCTATTTTGTCGAAGCGTGATTGCAACGCCGGAGGCTGTCATGGGGCCCTGGCTGGCAAAGGTGGCTTTCGCCTATCGCTCAACGGCTATGATCCGGATTCTGACTATTTTAATATTGTGAAGCAGGATAAAGGTCGCCGCGTTGAATTCGCAGCACCAGAGGTCAGCCTGCTGCTTAACAAGCCGTCGACGACCGTTCCGCACAAAGGGGGATTGAAGCTTCCCCGTGACAGCGAAGACTTTCAGGTGGTGGCCGAGTGGATTGCCCACGGAGCGATTCCACCGGATTCGGACGACGCCGTGACCGAGCGGCTGGAAGTCTTTCCCGATGCGGCGATCCAGAAAATCGGAGAGAGTCAACAGTTCTCGGTTCGCGCCTATTACAGCGACGGAACCTCGCGCGATGTGACCCGCTGGGTACGCTGGTCGAGCACCAACGATACCGTCTCGCAGGTGAATGATCAGGGCTTGGCGACCATCATGGGCCCAGGCGAAGGGGCGATTGTTGCCTGGTACGACAGCAAGCTGGCCATTGCCCGGACGACGGTTCCTTATTCGGCCAGCACCGATAAGTCGGCCTTGGCCAGCGTCGACGACCGCAAGCCACGTAGTTTCATCGACGAGCATATCGACGTGCAGCTGCAGCGACTCAACCTGGTTGCTTCGCCAAACTGCACGGACACCGAATTCCTCCGCCGGGCTTATCTCGACACAATCGGTCGCATTCCGACCTTGCAGGAGACTCGCAATTACCTGGCCGATACCAGCGCCGACAAACGCGACAAGCTAATCGAGACTCTTTTAGAGAGCCCCGAGTTCGTCGACTATTGGTCCTACAAGTGGTCGGACATGTTGATGCTCAATGGAACCTTGCTTCGCCCGGCCGCTTTAAAGGCGTATTACCAATGGATTCATGAGCATGTCGAGAAGAACACCCCATGGGATCAAATGGTTCGTGAGATCGTTACGTCGACCGGCGAAAGTACCGAGAACGGCGCGACCAACTTTTTCGCGTTAAGTCAAACGCCGGAAGAGATGACCGAGAACGCCTCGCAGGCCTTTATGGGTTTGTCGATCGGTTGTGCGAAGTGCCATAATCATCCCCTCGAGAAGTGGACCAACGATCAATATTACGCCATGGCCAACATCTTCTCACGCGTCAAGGCTAAAGGCTGGGGAGGTGAAAGCCGCAACGGAGACGGCGCGCGGACCTTGTACGTGTCGACCTCCGGAGAACTGGTGCAACCCAGAACCGGCAAGCCGCAGCGGCCCACGCCGCTCGATGGCGAGCCCATCGCTTTCGATAACCCGGAAGACCGCCGCATCAAGTTCGCCCATTGGTTGACCTCGCCGGACAACCCCTACTTCGCCAAGGCAATCACCAACCGAGTATGGGCCAACTTCTATGGGGTCGGTCTGGTCGAAGAAGTCGACGACCTACGGATCTCGAATCCACCTAGCAATAGCGATCTACTGGATGCCGCCACCCAGCATGTGATCGATAGCAAGTTCGACCTGAAATCACTCATGAGAACGATCTTGCAATCCAACGCCTATCAGCGATCGAGCAAGCCGATTGCCGGCAACCAAGCAGAGTCTCGGTTCTATAGTCGCTACTACCCGCGGCGTATCATGGCGGAAGTCTTGCACGACGCAGTGGTTCAGGTCACCCAGGTGCCATCAAAGTTCGATACCGTCGCGTTCCCTGGCAACGACAAGCAGAAGACGGACTTCTACCCCGAAGGAACCAAGGCAATTCAGTTGTATGACTCCGCCGTGGAGAACTACTTCCTGAGCACCTTCGGCAGAAACCCCCGTAACATTGTGTGTGAATGCGAACGATCGTCCGAGCCGACCATGGTTCAGGTACTGCACATATCCAACGGCAACACCATCAACGACAAGCTGCGGTCCCAAGCAAGTCGTGTCGAAAAGCTGCTTCAGCTTCGGCGGAGCGGGCTCTCGGATGAAGCGATCATAGACGAGATCTACCTGATCTGTTTTTCGCGTTACCCATATGCTGAGAGACGCCGCGAGCTGGTCCAGTTTCTTCCGCCTATCAATTCCCCGGAAGAACGCTCGACGATCGAAGACATGTTCTGGGGATTGATGAGTACCCGCGAGTTCCTCTTCAACCACTAA
- a CDS encoding c-type cytochrome domain-containing protein: MKTASLISLSLMVVSCFWQLAVAESPTYQKDVEPVLRKYCVGCHNDAEPEADISLQSIKSLQGDTSQGLLLKPGNPIASHLVTVMLGSAEPKMPPEDEPQPSQDEINRIVQWIEAGASHDDSPSDSPWKLPVEPIASSVDTRPVSAIAVSPDGQRIAIGRYGQVRFYQLDNQGVYNEDNSVLEIAKLPGKVTSLHFNQDGTRIAVASGVAGLAGYAAIFNTDNAQEVQAFEGHSDILFDAELSPDGKTLATCGYDRKILLWDIKTGKQLHEMTGHNGAIYDVGFSPDSQFLVSGSADDTCKVWRVSDAVRLDTLPQPLKEVYCCAFSPDGKTIVAGGADNNLRVWKFVSQDGPKINPMIQARFAHEGPVQRLAFADDGSKLFTIGNDLTVKLWDTSNYSELKLWSDRPEVAMAVAYAAPSQALFLGQMNGKVQRITWNSEELNSQQSQQVASIDPMPITATDMSTTEEAEGNDAPDTAQPVTFPAKIKGTIHNEASGPDVDFYRFSALAGQTWVLETNAARSKSPLDSHISVYHADGTPVERIKLQAVRDSYFTFRGKNDSISDDFRIFNWEEMKLNQFLYSNGEVARLWLHPRGPDSGFKVYPGEGKRWGYFDTTPLAHALGEPCYVVEPVISGQSIVPNGLPVFTLYYENDDESRRTIGDDSQLYFTVPVDGDYLVKVRDVRGFEGENFSYELIGRARQEDFRASNATREVKVGGKSYREVRFRSSRIDNFDGPIDVRVEGLPEGFTITSPITIEAGQIEAMGVLHADESAKTLDAEQLKQVKITATAKIDGKDVTHDVAGFTKIEVRDKTKLGLRIEPAAEGAVPINHQEDDLLEFEVKAGETIMLKVVANRQGEKGNISFGKEGSGRNLPFAVNVANLGLNGLMIMSDQNEREFYISADEVAQPTSRLFHLQTGSDGGHATQPVLLHIRPN, from the coding sequence ATGAAAACCGCAAGCTTAATTTCGCTTTCCTTGATGGTGGTATCCTGCTTTTGGCAGCTCGCAGTAGCCGAATCGCCGACCTACCAGAAAGATGTCGAGCCAGTGCTTCGCAAATATTGCGTGGGCTGTCATAACGATGCCGAGCCGGAAGCAGACATCTCACTTCAATCAATTAAGTCGCTGCAAGGCGATACATCGCAAGGGCTGCTGCTGAAACCAGGCAACCCGATAGCCAGCCACTTGGTGACGGTCATGCTGGGATCGGCCGAGCCTAAGATGCCGCCTGAGGATGAGCCTCAACCTAGCCAGGATGAGATCAACCGGATCGTGCAGTGGATCGAGGCCGGAGCATCTCACGATGATTCACCATCAGACTCGCCGTGGAAACTGCCGGTCGAGCCCATAGCGTCGAGCGTCGATACCCGTCCGGTCTCTGCGATTGCCGTTTCCCCTGATGGTCAACGAATTGCCATTGGACGTTACGGGCAGGTTCGGTTCTATCAGCTCGACAATCAAGGCGTCTATAACGAGGACAACTCCGTCTTAGAGATTGCGAAGCTCCCCGGCAAGGTAACGTCTTTGCACTTCAATCAGGACGGGACCCGCATTGCCGTCGCGTCCGGGGTCGCCGGGCTTGCGGGCTACGCGGCGATATTCAATACGGATAACGCCCAAGAGGTTCAGGCATTCGAGGGACATTCCGACATTCTTTTCGATGCCGAGCTTTCCCCTGATGGCAAAACACTTGCGACCTGTGGTTACGACCGCAAGATACTTCTGTGGGATATCAAAACCGGCAAGCAGCTTCACGAAATGACCGGGCACAACGGAGCCATCTACGATGTGGGCTTTAGTCCGGACAGCCAGTTCCTGGTCTCAGGCAGTGCCGACGACACATGCAAAGTCTGGCGAGTCAGCGATGCCGTGCGGCTGGATACCCTGCCGCAACCACTGAAGGAAGTCTACTGCTGCGCGTTCTCGCCTGACGGAAAGACCATCGTCGCGGGTGGTGCCGATAACAATCTCCGGGTCTGGAAGTTTGTCTCCCAGGACGGCCCCAAAATCAATCCCATGATTCAGGCTCGGTTCGCCCACGAAGGCCCTGTGCAGCGTCTGGCGTTTGCCGACGATGGCAGTAAGCTCTTTACCATTGGTAATGATCTGACCGTGAAACTGTGGGATACATCGAATTATTCGGAGCTGAAACTCTGGAGCGACCGGCCTGAGGTCGCAATGGCCGTCGCCTATGCGGCTCCTTCGCAAGCTCTCTTTCTGGGTCAAATGAATGGCAAGGTCCAGCGTATTACTTGGAACAGCGAAGAACTGAACTCGCAACAATCACAGCAAGTCGCGTCGATTGACCCGATGCCCATCACCGCCACCGACATGAGCACAACCGAAGAGGCCGAAGGGAACGACGCTCCCGATACGGCTCAACCGGTCACCTTCCCCGCGAAGATCAAGGGTACTATCCATAACGAGGCCAGCGGTCCTGATGTCGACTTCTACCGCTTTTCTGCCTTGGCAGGTCAGACGTGGGTGTTAGAGACCAACGCGGCTCGCTCGAAGAGCCCGCTCGACTCGCATATTTCTGTTTATCATGCCGATGGAACGCCGGTCGAGCGTATCAAACTGCAGGCCGTTCGCGATTCTTACTTCACGTTCCGCGGTAAGAACGACTCGATCTCAGACGACTTCCGAATCTTCAATTGGGAAGAGATGAAGCTGAATCAGTTTCTATACTCTAACGGCGAAGTTGCCCGGCTCTGGCTTCACCCACGCGGTCCAGACAGTGGCTTCAAAGTCTATCCAGGCGAAGGTAAGCGATGGGGTTACTTCGATACGACCCCGTTGGCACATGCCCTGGGCGAACCTTGTTACGTGGTCGAGCCAGTGATTAGCGGACAATCGATCGTTCCCAATGGCCTGCCGGTATTCACGCTTTACTACGAGAACGACGACGAGTCGCGCCGTACGATCGGAGACGACTCGCAGCTCTACTTCACCGTCCCGGTCGATGGCGATTACCTGGTCAAGGTGCGTGACGTGCGGGGATTTGAAGGAGAGAATTTCTCGTACGAACTGATAGGCCGAGCACGCCAGGAAGACTTTCGCGCGTCGAATGCCACTCGGGAAGTGAAAGTTGGGGGAAAGAGCTACCGCGAAGTACGCTTCCGCAGTTCGCGAATAGATAATTTCGATGGACCGATCGATGTGCGTGTCGAAGGTCTGCCTGAGGGATTCACGATCACATCGCCGATCACGATCGAAGCGGGACAGATCGAAGCCATGGGCGTCTTGCACGCCGACGAGTCTGCCAAGACCCTTGATGCCGAGCAGTTAAAACAGGTCAAGATTACCGCTACGGCAAAGATTGACGGCAAGGACGTCACGCACGACGTGGCTGGATTCACAAAGATCGAAGTGCGGGACAAAACGAAGTTGGGACTCCGCATTGAGCCGGCTGCCGAAGGAGCCGTTCCGATCAATCACCAAGAGGACGACCTGCTGGAATTCGAAGTCAAGGCCGGCGAGACCATCATGTTGAAGGTGGTCGCCAATCGCCAGGGCGAGAAGGGAAACATCAGTTTCGGAAAAGAGGGATCCGGTCGCAATCTTCCTTTCGCGGTCAACGTGGCGAACCTGGGACTCAACGGCCTGATGATCATGTCCGATCAAAACGAGCGGGAGTTCTATATCTCAGCGGATGAAGTCGCCCAGCCTACTTCCCGCCTGTTTCATTTGCAAACGGGCTCAGACGGAGGGCACGCGACGCAACCGGTGCTGCTGCATATACGACCGAATTAG
- the modA gene encoding molybdate ABC transporter substrate-binding protein: MLALAPKHISRWWIGICVLSNLVAGCSNRSEPQGKPVVILGAASTKDLLEEIAAVAQKSLEVPVEIELSTGPSHALAQQILSGAPADLYVSANRQWAAEIRDANRASQSVDWLTNSMVVVVPANSRLQITRLEDLTSDEVQRIAIAGKNVPAGIYAQQSLSYYRLWEPLGAAGKIIRGHDVRSALAYAQRGEVDAAIVYATDARLTDQVRVVFRLDPVSHAAIVYPLVKLRSDSNAANQVYQFFLGNEARQIAENFGFQRLEPGKAKE, translated from the coding sequence ATGTTAGCCTTGGCACCTAAGCACATTTCTCGATGGTGGATTGGGATCTGTGTCCTATCTAACCTTGTAGCCGGATGTTCGAACCGAAGTGAACCCCAAGGAAAGCCGGTCGTTATCCTTGGAGCGGCAAGCACAAAAGATCTTTTGGAAGAAATCGCCGCCGTAGCCCAGAAGTCGCTGGAGGTTCCCGTAGAGATTGAGCTCAGCACGGGGCCTTCTCATGCGTTGGCGCAACAGATTCTTTCGGGTGCCCCCGCAGACCTTTATGTTTCCGCCAATCGACAATGGGCAGCCGAAATCAGAGATGCCAACAGGGCAAGTCAGTCCGTTGATTGGCTTACCAATTCGATGGTGGTCGTCGTGCCTGCGAATTCCCGCTTGCAGATTACGCGTCTTGAGGATCTTACTTCGGATGAAGTTCAGCGCATCGCGATCGCCGGCAAAAACGTGCCTGCTGGCATCTACGCGCAACAGTCGCTTTCGTATTATCGACTTTGGGAACCGCTCGGCGCTGCCGGTAAGATCATTCGTGGGCACGATGTCCGAAGTGCGTTAGCCTATGCACAGCGCGGAGAAGTCGACGCGGCGATTGTCTACGCCACCGATGCTCGACTAACCGATCAGGTCCGCGTGGTTTTCCGGCTCGATCCGGTCTCGCACGCGGCGATTGTATATCCCTTAGTAAAGCTGCGTTCTGACTCAAACGCAGCAAACCAAGTTTACCAGTTCTTCCTGGGTAACGAAGCGAGACAGATTGCTGAAAACTTTGGCTTTCAGCGACTTGAACCTGGCAAGGCGAAGGAATAG
- the modB gene encoding molybdate ABC transporter permease subunit produces MDSDQIAAVLLSLRVSLIGVLLGLPPGLACGWLLARKSFWGKTVLETAINLPLVLPPVITGYLLLVAFGRNGVLGSPLQDWFGISIVFDWKGAAVAAAVVAFPLMVRSIRLGISSVDPTLEMAAETLGATRWDAFWSVTVPLARSGIIAGCILAFARGFGEFGATIMISGNIPGKTQTMPLYVYDQMETPGGVQNATGVIVVSILIAAAALWVSERLERKSRTTTKQESDG; encoded by the coding sequence GTGGATTCCGATCAAATAGCTGCCGTGCTGCTAAGCCTCCGGGTGTCACTGATTGGAGTCCTGCTTGGGTTGCCGCCCGGTTTAGCGTGCGGATGGCTTCTGGCTCGTAAGTCGTTCTGGGGCAAGACTGTCCTGGAAACGGCCATCAATCTGCCACTTGTGCTGCCGCCGGTGATCACTGGCTATTTGCTATTGGTGGCATTCGGGCGAAACGGCGTACTGGGCTCGCCGCTTCAAGATTGGTTTGGCATCTCGATTGTCTTTGACTGGAAAGGGGCTGCCGTGGCCGCGGCTGTCGTCGCGTTTCCTTTGATGGTTCGTTCGATCCGCCTGGGAATCTCGTCGGTCGATCCGACCTTAGAGATGGCCGCCGAAACGCTCGGAGCAACCCGCTGGGATGCGTTTTGGTCGGTGACGGTACCATTGGCTCGCTCTGGAATCATCGCCGGATGCATCCTGGCATTCGCGCGCGGCTTTGGCGAGTTCGGAGCGACAATCATGATTTCCGGCAACATCCCTGGCAAAACGCAAACCATGCCCCTATATGTGTACGATCAGATGGAAACCCCTGGCGGTGTGCAAAATGCAACCGGAGTGATTGTCGTGTCGATCTTGATCGCGGCGGCAGCCCTGTGGGTTAGCGAAAGACTCGAGCGAAAGTCACGAACAACGACAAAGCAAGAGTCGGATGGCTAA
- a CDS encoding glycoside hydrolase family 2 protein, translating into MNLRDVLHPRKLSWLFAVVLLLLPLSAKAAEEDPQSIDGPWKYTLVPPSDGWQKGDFDDAKWQEGYGGFGTRGTPNARVGTVWDTDHIWVRRSYDLETIPKKPALLIHHDDETEVFLNGVQIADFARWSTEYSVYPLTDEGRQALKVGRNVLAAHTRQDAGGQYIDIHLIDEDHVPMLPPARIPERPYQSDLITQWGSDVTAENAWQEYPRPQMTREKWENLNGHWNYAITSENQDNIPETWAGQILVPFALESKLSGVQRNLRPSEALWYHRSVELVPQEGERTLLNFEAVDYACRVFVNAVEVGSHVGGSTPFRIDVTKVAKSGLNDIVVRVEDKSGGSQLRGKQTLTPEGIWYTQVSGIWQTVWVEQVPSTYISEVKILTDPETGRIQVSPILEGNGAAKVSLKATVYDDGSVVADVTSADEDLVVDIANAKLWSPSSPHLYDISVAVLDDKGEVIDMVGTYAGIRSVGTVRDEDGDLRFTLNGRPIFHWGTLDQGWWPDGLLTPPSDEAMWFDIEYLQAAGFNMIRKHIKIEPRRYYYHCDRLGMMVWQDQVSGGKSPAWTRMRPDPVDADWTDEDHAQYLREFDEMVGALENHPSIVVWVPFNEAWGQHRSVATGEWIMQRDPTRLVNVASGGNYWPIGHIADQHSYPHPTFPLQQKRLDKMVKVVGEFGGHGWPVEGHLWKKTKSNWGYGGLPRSVKEYQARYEESIDKLVQLKDQGIAGAVYTQTTDVESEINGLMTYDRKVIKIPAEELKAIHAPLTK; encoded by the coding sequence ATGAACCTTCGCGATGTGCTTCATCCTCGGAAATTGAGTTGGCTTTTTGCCGTTGTCCTATTGCTGTTGCCACTTTCGGCCAAGGCAGCGGAAGAAGACCCGCAAAGCATCGATGGACCATGGAAGTACACGCTTGTTCCGCCGTCTGACGGGTGGCAGAAAGGGGACTTCGATGACGCCAAGTGGCAAGAGGGTTACGGTGGTTTCGGAACGCGTGGGACTCCCAACGCCCGCGTCGGAACCGTATGGGATACGGATCATATTTGGGTACGCCGCAGCTATGACCTGGAAACCATCCCCAAGAAGCCAGCTTTATTGATTCACCACGACGATGAGACCGAGGTCTTCCTCAACGGAGTGCAAATAGCCGATTTTGCACGTTGGTCCACCGAGTACAGCGTCTATCCCCTCACCGACGAGGGACGTCAAGCGTTAAAGGTTGGCCGGAATGTTCTCGCTGCCCACACGCGACAAGACGCCGGCGGGCAGTACATCGACATTCACTTGATCGATGAAGACCACGTGCCGATGTTGCCTCCGGCGCGAATTCCTGAGCGTCCCTATCAGTCCGATCTGATCACTCAGTGGGGCTCCGATGTCACTGCCGAAAACGCCTGGCAAGAGTATCCCCGTCCACAAATGACGCGAGAAAAGTGGGAGAACTTGAACGGTCATTGGAACTACGCGATCACTTCGGAGAATCAAGACAACATCCCCGAAACATGGGCCGGGCAGATCTTGGTTCCCTTTGCCCTCGAGTCGAAGCTGTCAGGCGTTCAGCGAAACCTCCGTCCATCGGAGGCGTTATGGTATCACCGCAGCGTCGAGCTTGTCCCGCAAGAAGGGGAACGCACCCTGCTGAACTTCGAGGCGGTCGACTATGCCTGTCGTGTGTTTGTCAATGCAGTGGAAGTTGGCAGCCATGTCGGTGGTAGCACGCCGTTTAGAATCGATGTGACCAAGGTCGCGAAATCGGGGCTGAATGATATTGTGGTCCGTGTTGAAGACAAAAGTGGCGGCTCGCAGTTACGCGGAAAGCAAACGCTCACCCCGGAAGGGATCTGGTACACCCAGGTATCTGGGATTTGGCAAACGGTATGGGTCGAACAGGTTCCCAGTACCTACATTTCCGAAGTGAAGATCCTCACCGATCCTGAAACCGGAAGAATTCAGGTGTCGCCCATTCTTGAAGGCAATGGAGCTGCGAAAGTTTCGCTGAAAGCGACCGTGTACGACGACGGTAGCGTCGTGGCGGATGTGACCTCGGCAGATGAAGATCTGGTCGTTGATATTGCCAACGCCAAGTTGTGGTCGCCAAGTAGCCCTCACTTGTACGATATCAGCGTGGCCGTGCTCGATGATAAGGGTGAGGTCATCGACATGGTCGGTACCTACGCAGGCATTCGCTCGGTCGGGACTGTCCGCGACGAAGATGGCGACTTACGGTTTACGCTGAATGGTCGCCCGATTTTTCATTGGGGAACGCTCGATCAAGGCTGGTGGCCAGACGGACTTCTGACGCCCCCTTCGGATGAAGCGATGTGGTTCGACATCGAATACCTGCAAGCCGCCGGATTCAACATGATCCGCAAGCATATTAAGATCGAACCACGCCGGTACTATTATCATTGCGATCGCCTCGGAATGATGGTGTGGCAAGACCAGGTCAGCGGCGGAAAGAGCCCAGCCTGGACGCGAATGCGGCCCGATCCTGTCGACGCAGATTGGACTGACGAAGATCACGCCCAGTACTTGCGCGAGTTCGACGAGATGGTCGGTGCGTTAGAAAATCATCCCAGCATTGTGGTCTGGGTACCCTTCAACGAGGCCTGGGGCCAGCATCGCTCAGTCGCGACCGGCGAGTGGATCATGCAGCGCGATCCGACGCGGCTGGTCAATGTTGCCAGTGGCGGTAACTACTGGCCGATCGGGCACATCGCCGACCAACACAGTTACCCTCACCCCACGTTTCCACTACAGCAGAAGCGTCTCGATAAGATGGTGAAGGTCGTCGGCGAGTTCGGCGGTCACGGTTGGCCTGTCGAAGGACACTTGTGGAAAAAGACGAAATCTAACTGGGGTTACGGTGGCCTGCCACGATCGGTCAAAGAGTATCAGGCTCGCTACGAGGAATCGATCGACAAGTTGGTTCAGTTGAAGGACCAAGGCATCGCCGGAGCCGTCTATACCCAAACGACCGACGTCGAAAGCGAGATCAACGGCTTGATGACCTACGACCGCAAGGTCATCAAGATTCCGGCCGAGGAACTCAAGGCGATTCACGCGCCGCTAACGAAGTAA
- a CDS encoding sulfatase family protein, giving the protein MMTFVRFVFLLAFLLIAPLSFAVAADEVKKPNILFVLCDDLRPDAVGCLGSEHVKTPHIDKIAQEGILFNNSFCTTSLCSPSRASILTGLYAHGHGVTNNFTEFPTEMATFPKRLQDAGYETAYIGKYHMGEDNDEPRPGFDWFVTHKGQGKYFDTAFNVNGQGAQVVEGYYTHVVTDMAIDWLAKDHGDKPWCLMVGQKAPHSFYFPEPKYEHAFDDVEVKYPKTAFDLDDNPKWIKQRLSTWHGIYGPLFDWRKDFPDDSPEGVQDFENMVHAYWGTVLSIDDSMGRLYAWLEESGQLDNTVIVFMGDNGLLEGEHGMVDKRTAHEMSIRVPLIVRYPELGQGKTVDQQVLTVDMAPTLIDLAGAKPIKSIHGDSWAKLATVGDDDWRKSWLYYYNYEKQFPYTPNVRALRTDRWKFIRYPHGDGTPDRHMAELYDLQSDPGEGTNLAEKPENAQLVQKLRQELTKQMESVGLTSATDKMPIDQGIGSELPDEKIR; this is encoded by the coding sequence ATGATGACCTTCGTGCGTTTTGTTTTTCTATTGGCGTTTCTATTGATCGCTCCGCTTTCTTTCGCTGTCGCAGCGGATGAGGTGAAGAAGCCTAATATTTTGTTCGTCTTGTGTGACGACCTGCGTCCCGACGCGGTCGGCTGCTTAGGTAGCGAGCATGTGAAGACGCCTCACATTGATAAGATCGCCCAGGAAGGCATCCTCTTCAATAACTCGTTTTGCACCACTTCACTGTGCTCGCCGAGCCGAGCGTCGATCTTGACGGGGCTTTATGCTCACGGGCACGGCGTTACGAACAACTTCACAGAGTTCCCGACCGAGATGGCGACGTTCCCGAAGCGACTGCAGGACGCCGGGTATGAAACGGCCTACATCGGCAAGTACCACATGGGAGAAGACAACGACGAGCCTCGCCCCGGTTTCGATTGGTTCGTGACCCATAAAGGTCAGGGAAAGTACTTCGACACGGCTTTCAATGTGAATGGTCAGGGTGCCCAGGTCGTCGAGGGCTACTACACGCACGTCGTCACCGACATGGCGATTGACTGGCTTGCCAAGGATCATGGGGACAAACCTTGGTGCCTGATGGTGGGCCAGAAAGCGCCGCATAGCTTTTACTTTCCAGAACCGAAGTATGAACATGCGTTCGATGATGTCGAAGTTAAGTACCCCAAAACGGCCTTCGACCTGGACGACAATCCGAAGTGGATCAAACAACGCCTTTCTACCTGGCACGGCATTTATGGACCGCTTTTCGATTGGCGTAAGGACTTTCCCGATGACAGCCCGGAAGGTGTCCAAGATTTCGAGAACATGGTGCACGCCTACTGGGGAACGGTACTCAGCATCGACGATAGTATGGGGCGTCTTTATGCCTGGCTGGAAGAATCGGGACAACTCGATAACACGGTCATTGTGTTCATGGGAGACAACGGGCTTCTGGAAGGCGAGCACGGCATGGTCGATAAACGCACGGCCCATGAAATGAGTATTCGTGTTCCCCTTATCGTTCGTTACCCAGAGCTAGGCCAAGGTAAAACGGTCGACCAACAGGTGCTAACCGTCGATATGGCTCCGACTCTGATCGACCTGGCAGGGGCCAAGCCGATCAAGAGTATCCATGGAGACTCTTGGGCGAAATTGGCGACCGTCGGTGACGACGATTGGCGAAAGTCGTGGCTCTACTACTACAACTACGAAAAGCAGTTCCCGTACACGCCGAACGTCAGAGCCCTGCGAACCGATCGCTGGAAATTCATTCGCTATCCACATGGTGACGGGACGCCTGATCGTCATATGGCCGAGTTGTATGACCTGCAATCCGACCCCGGCGAAGGGACCAACCTTGCCGAGAAGCCAGAAAATGCTCAATTGGTCCAGAAGCTTCGTCAAGAATTAACAAAGCAGATGGAGTCGGTCGGGCTGACCTCGGCCACCGACAAGATGCCCATCGACCAAGGCATCGGGTCGGAATTGCCAGATGAAAAGATCCGCTGA